Proteins from one Telopea speciosissima isolate NSW1024214 ecotype Mountain lineage chromosome 1, Tspe_v1, whole genome shotgun sequence genomic window:
- the LOC122655249 gene encoding putative F-box protein At5g55150 codes for MATISGYRKLAFLRLGDVVWTPVESNSPSAIADIVYLNGQFYAITVNAKLLIVDISNPRPKTIEFAEPPEDFDMYAKFYLVESVGELFMVAQDVYEAYESETSKIVTHETDGFDVYKFGFDNRKWTQVKRSLDNRALFVGFNASFAIFPSDNHLGCEPNCIYYTDIDTGGLLNNVLPNYKSRDGAGKDMGVFRMETEELDDHYVGPDIISRVCAPLWICPSFSL; via the coding sequence ATGGCGACAATTTCTGGATACAGGAAATTAGCCTTCTTGAGATTGGGAGATGTAGTTTGGACTCCTGTAGAGTCAAACAGTCCTTCAGCCATTGCTGACATCGTCTACCTCAATGGTCAATTCTATGCCATCACTGTCAATGCGAAATTGTTGATTGTTGATATTTCCAATCCTCGTCCAAAGACGATTGAGTTTGCTGAACCACCAGAGGATTTTGACATGTATGCGAAATTCTATCTTGTGGAGTCGGTAGGAGAACTTTTTATGGTTGCACAGGATGTTTATGAGGCTTATGAATCTGAGACAAGCAAAATTGTGACCCATGAAACAGATGGTTTTGATGTTTATAAGTTCGGTTTTGATAACAGGAAGTGGACGCAGGTGAAGAGAAGCCTGGATAACCGTGCTCTGTTTGTGGGTTTTAATGCCTCCTTCGCCATCTTCCCCTCTGACAACCATTTAGGATGCGAACCCAACTGTATCTACTACACTGATATCGACACAGGTGGTCTTCTCAATAATGTCTTACCTAATTATAAATCGAGAGATGGAGCTGGTAAAGACATGGGAGTGTTTCGGATGGAGACCGAGGAATTGGATGATCACTATGTTGGCCCCGACATCATTTCTCGTGTTTGTGCACCTCTTTGGATTTgtccttctttctccttgtag